One window of the Nitrospirota bacterium genome contains the following:
- the pssA gene encoding CDP-diacylglycerol--serine O-phosphatidyltransferase: IIASFKAHYIYAAWAILIANIFDGLDGWVARVTHSTTRFGIELDSLSDLIAFGVAPAVLLYGWSLHSFGRVGWGAAFLYVMCGALRLARYNVQMGSVESKAFTGMPIPGAAVVLASLVLFYHEMWGKAAGKNPLVLVLVFILAILMVSTLRYHGIKEIDPKRRKPFWILVVFVLVLVLVFMHPEITIFTFSMGYILLGIIENAVLFYRKRRLSGVQQ; this comes from the coding sequence ATAATCGCATCCTTTAAAGCCCATTACATATATGCGGCGTGGGCAATACTGATTGCGAACATATTTGACGGCCTTGACGGCTGGGTTGCGAGGGTTACGCACAGTACAACGAGGTTTGGCATTGAGCTTGATTCACTTTCTGACCTCATTGCTTTCGGTGTTGCACCCGCGGTCCTTCTTTACGGCTGGTCATTGCATTCATTTGGCCGCGTTGGATGGGGCGCTGCGTTTCTTTATGTTATGTGCGGTGCGTTAAGGCTTGCAAGGTATAATGTGCAGATGGGTTCTGTGGAAAGCAAGGCATTCACGGGCATGCCGATACCCGGTGCTGCCGTGGTTTTAGCATCACTGGTTTTATTCTATCATGAGATGTGGGGAAAGGCAGCAGGGAAGAACCCCCTTGTCCTCGTTCTGGTTTTTATTCTTGCAATACTTATGGTAAGCACATTGCGTTATCACGGAATAAAGGAGATTGACCCCAAGAGGAGAAAACCGTTCTGGATTCTGGTTGTATTTGTGTTAGTCCTTGTCCTTGTGTTTATGCATCCTGAGATTACGATTTTTACTTTTTCCATGGGTTACATTCTTTTGGGAATTATTGAAAATGCCGTGCTTTTTTATAGAAAGAGAAGGCTTAGCGGAGTGCAGCAATGA